The sequence TTCACGTATTTCATCCAGCGGTATTTGGCCAAGATCAGGATCATTAGAACTTGGAAGATAACCAGTTGGACCCATCGACCCAATTACATATCGCGGTTTATCAGAATATTCTGCACAAACTTCAGATGCAAGTAAGGCAATTTTTTTATTAAATTCAATTGTTTGATCCCCAAAACCATATTCAGCAAGTTTAATTTTATTTGAACCAAAAGAATTTGTTTCAATGCAATCAGACCCAGCATCCAAATAATTTCTATGAATTTCTTTAATCCATTCAGGATGTGTAATTACTAATCCATCATTAAAACCATCTTGATTATTAGGAAAATCTTCTGGTTGTGGATCATGTCTTTGGATTTCAGTTCCCATTGCACCATCAAATAATAATACACGATTTTTCATTGCATCAAGGAACGGCTCTTTTTCGGTCAACCTAATTTCAAAATATTTTAACACAGTTTAACTCTTTTCAGAAAAAATAACCATATGTTGTGGTATTGATACGTATGTTGAAATTAGGTGGGTGAGAATTTTTTTGTACATTTATGCAAAAGACATCAGTCAATAATCTAGTTCGTAGTGCCACATTTTTTCAGCATGCTGGAATTTCCATAATCTTTGTTTTCATGCCTATTATTGCAAAAGGAGTTACAGATTCTATTTTTGAAATTGGGCTACTAGTAGCATCATTTAGTTTTGCTCAAATTTTATCTGAAATCTACTTTGGAAGACATTCAGATAAGAAAGGAACCAGGCTCAAATTCATCAGAATTGGGTTCATTGGATGTGCCATTGCCTTTGGATTACATTATTTTGCAGATGATCTTGGCTTGTTTTTCTTGGTGAGAATTGCAGCTGGGGTTGCAAGTGGAATTATGATTCCTGCAATGATTGCATATACCTATGAGGCAAATATTGATAAAAAAAGAGCAGCAACAGTAATCTCATTTCATGCTCTAGGATGGCTTGCAGGAATTGCAGCTGCTGGAATTGCAAATGATCTTAAATTAATTTTCTTGTTAAGTGCTGCTTCATTTTTAATTGGATTGTTATTTACAATTAAACTCCCAAATCCTGAACAAGTAAAAGAGATTACTCCAGGAACCACTAAAAAAGTAATATCAAAAAATAAATTTCTATTCTTATCACTATTACTAAGACATATTGGTGCAGCAGCAGTATGGGTAATTCTTCCTATAATGATTGTAGAAAAGTTAGGAGGGGAAATATATCATATTTCAATAGTATACATAGCAAATACACTGACTGCATTTATTTTGATGAATGTGATGGCAAGTAAAATTCATCTATCCAATGTAACAAAATTTAAAATTGGAATTGGAGGTACAACGTTTGTTTTTGTAGGTTTGTCTGTAGTTACAGAATGGTGGATGGCAATGCCATTCATGTCATTAGTTGGAGCAACATGGGCATTTTTGTTTATTGGTGGAAACTTTCACTTGATGGAAAATAATCCTCGCTCTACATCTACTGGAATATTTAGTTCAACTTTATCAATTGCAACAGTAATTGGTCCCGTAGTAGCCGGAGCAATTGCATATACTTTTGATTATGTTGCCGTAATGTATTTTGCAATTGCAATAATCATTTGTGCATTTGTAGTATCATTGAAAATTAAAAAATAAAAAAACTATCTCAGTCCCCAACGAGACATTACTTTGTTTTCAACCCTTTTGAAAATCACACCATCAACTGCAAGACCAATTCCCATTATTACCACCATGATTCCAATTACTTGAGATACATCATTTAAGGAACGACCAGCATTAAGCAAGAACCCCAAACCTAGGAACGAAAATAGGATTTCTGCACCAATAACACCCCTCCAAGCAAATGCCCAGCCTTGTTTAAAGCCTGAAATCATGTATGGGAAGGCAGCAGGGATTAATACCGCAGTAATCAATTGACTTCCCTTTGCACCCATATTTCGAGCAGCCTCAATAAAGTGCGGATTAATATTTTTGACTCCAGTATAGGTGTTAATTGTAACTGCAAAAATTGCGCCAATTGCAGTGACAAAGATTATTCCACCATCAGTTAATCCAAACCAGAGTATAGCCAAAGGAACCCATGCAATTGATGGGATTGATTGTAATCCTAAAACTAGAGAACCAACAGTTTGATTGATTACCTCTACCCTTGCCATAAATATTCCAAGTACAATTCCTCCACCAATAGCTATTCCCAATCCAATAGCTAATCTCCACATACTAGTTGCTATTCCATATAACAAACTACCATCAGATACACCATAAGCTAAATCTTCTGCTACCTCATATGGAGAAGGAAATATGTTGTCAGGCCAAATTCCGACCATGGAAATAATTTGCCATACTGCAATAATTCCAATGTAAAATGCAATTCTGTGAGGTGTGAAATTTTTTACCATTATTATCACTCGGGTTTTTTCTTTACCTCAGGTCTAAGTTCTGCTAAAATATCTTGTTGAAATTTAAGTAAAGATTCATCGTCAGTTATTCTAGGTCTTGGGAAATTATTATCAACTTCTTTTTTAATTACAGATGGACGATTACTAAAAATTGCAACTTTAGTTCCAAGAACTGCAGCTTCAGAAACGCTATGAGTAACAAACAAAATTGTCTTTTTTGTTTTCTCCCAAATCAATTGCATTTCAACTAATAATAAATCACGAGTCTGTGCATCAAGTGCAGCAAATGGTTCATCCATTAACAATACGTCAGGATCCATCACAAGAGCTCTTGCAATAGCTACACGCTGCTTCATTCCAGTAGAAAGTTGGTAAACATAAGAGTCTGCAAATTTTGTCAATTGCATCATATCCAAATATCTATGAGATATTTTGGCTCGTTCCTCTTTTGGAATACCAGCCATCTTTAATCCAAATTCCACATTATCTTGAACCTTCAACCACGGAAATAATGCCCCCTCTTGAAACACCATAATTCTTTCAGGCCCAGTTTCAGTAACATTACGACCATCAAACAAAATTTGACCCTCATCAGGTTTTTCTAAACCTGCAACTATGCGTAAAAAAGTAGATTTACCACATCCTGAAGGACCCACTAGGCACACAAAGTCTCCAGCCTCAACTTTGAGATTAATGCCTCCAAGAGCTTTGAGTTTGTGAGAATCATGACTAAAATATTTTACAATATTTTTTGCTTCAAGTTTTGTCATGTGTTATTTCCTCCTTCAATGGGATTTGTATCAAAGTAGTAAAAAATACCAGACAAATCATATCCATTTCTTCCAAGATATCCTAGAGCATTAGCCTTTTCAGCAAATGAATAAACAGAATCAGGTATTGGATCTGCAGTGATTACAAGATTAGATAATGCAATATCTACAACATCATCAGACAATGATTGTCCTAAATGAGAATTTAAAAAATTATTAAACACATCTCTAGTCTCAATAGGATTTTGATTAATCCAAGTCACCGTTTTATGATGTGAATCTAAAAAATTTGCAACTATAGTAGGATTTTTTTCTACAAAATCAATATTAGCAATTAGAAGAACAGATGCAAACTCTTGATTTGGCCACAATTCCTCTTCAAAGAATAATCTTGTTCCATCTAATTCAGTTTCTAAAATAGTAGCCCATGGTTCTGCCACCCATGCAGCATCAATATCACCTTTAACAAATAGTGTATAGATATCAGGATTTGGAATATTGTAAACGATTACAGAACCACCTTTATCAGCAGTTTTCAATCCATGTTCAGATAGATAATATCTCAATGATACATCCTGAGTGTTGCCAATTTGTGGAGCAGCAATTTTCTTTCCAGTAAAATCAGATGCAGAATTTATTTCAGATTCAGGATGAACAATGAAACTTGCACCACCACTTGCAGCTCCTGCAAGAATCTTTATGTTATGGTTTTCAGAAATTAAAAATCCATTAATTGCAGGACCAGGACCAACATATGCCAAGTCAATAGAATTAGCAAATAGAGACTCTATAGCTTGAGGACCGCTGTCAAAAACACGAGTTTCAATTGTTACTTGCTCTCCCAGATCGGTTTCAAAGAATCCTTTTTCCATACCTACTATTGGAATTGCATGACCAATGTTAGGAAAGTAAGCAATACGAATTTTATTTTCATTAGATTCAGAATTAGAACTAAAAGATATTCCCAATACAGATAACAAAATAATGCCTGCAATACTGGCAAAAATTACCGATCGAGTTTTCATAAAACAGCGTTATATTTGGCGGTTAAATAATCATCGAATTTTAGCTCAAGCTAGTCAGAAACTTTTTGAAAAAAATGATTTGAGCACATCACAAAAGATAAATTCCAAAATACGACGGAAAAGATGTTTTATGACTCAAAAAGGAATTCTTGCATTTTCAGGTGGACTAGATACTTCAGTCGTTGTAAAGTATCTACAAGACGAACATGATATGGATGTCATTACTGTCACAGTGGATGTTGGACAAGGAGACGATTGGAAAAAAATTGAATCTAAAGCAAAAAAATTAGGTGTAAAAAAACACTACAATATTGATGCAAGAAAAGAGTTTGTCACAGATTATATTTTTCCTTCAATTAAAGCAAATGCACTTTATCAAAAAAAATATTGTCTTGCAACAGCACTTGCTAGACCATTAATTGCAGAAAAAGTTTTAGAAATTGCAAAAAAAGAAAAAGTCACATCACTTGCTCATGGTTGTTCTGGAAAAGGAAATGATCAAGTACGATTTGACATTACATTAAGATCAGGTTCTGATCTTCCAATCATTGCTCCAATTAGAGATAAAAATTTAGATAGAGATACAGAATTAAAATTTGCAAAAAAACACGGGATTGAAATTGATACTGTAGCAAAAAAATTCAGTATTGATCAAAATTTGTGGGGACGTGCAATAGAAGGAGGAGTATTAGAAGATCCATACAATGAACCTCCAGACGATGCTTTCATTTGGGTTAAAACAAAAAACTTACCTGACAAACCAACATACTTGGAAATAAAATTCAACAAAGGAATTCCAATTGAGGTTGATGGTAAAAAAATGGAACCAATAAAATTAATTGAATATATTAATAAAAAAGCAGGAGATGCTGGGGTCGGCATAGTTGATCATATTGAGGATAGGGTGGTTGGAATAAAATCACGTGAAGTGTATGAAACTCCAGCAGCAACTTGTCTGATTGAAGCTCATTCAGATTTGGAAAAGATGGTTCACACTAAACATGAAAATAAATTCAAGTCAATGATTGACGATGAATGGGCATATTTGGTGTATTCTGGACTTTGGCAAGATCCACTAAAAACAGATCTAGATGGATTTATCGAAACATCACAAAAGCCAGTATCTGGAACTGTGAAACTAAAATTGTACAAAGGAAGTCTTAGAGTAGTCGGAAGAAAGTCTGGTAATTCATTATACAGTCACGATATTGCAACTTATGGAGTAGAATCTACATTTGATCAGAGATTAGCCAAAGGATTTGTTGAATTATGGGGAATGCAGTCAACAGAAGCTAATAAATTACAAAAGAAAAGGTCTACAAAAACATGAACTGCCCAGAATGTGATGCAACACTAAACATCCCAGACGATGCCTCAGTAGGAGAAATTGTCTCCTGTCCTGATTGTGGCGCTGACTTTGAAATCGCAAAAAAAGACGGAGCAAATGTCGAGCTTAAACAAGCAGAAACCGTAGGCGAAGACTGGGGAGAGTAATGTCAAAAGTTAGTATCGTTTTTGACCGCTTAAGAGCGGAAGAAAAGATGCTACAAAAAGAAGCATCGGAACTAGGACATGAAGCATTGATGTTAGATGCAAAAATCACTCAAATCAACACAGATAGTAAAAAAGAAGATTTTGATTTTGGAGATGTTGTTTTAGAAAGATGTGTAAGTTATTTTAGAGGACTCCATTTTACCGCAAGTCTAGAATTCATGGATATTCCCGTATTAAACAAATTTGAAGTTGCAAATGTTTGTGGAAACAAAATGTTCATGACATTACTTTTGAAAAAAAATAATATACCAACACCCAAAACATACTTTTCATTTTCAAGTGAAAGTGCAGCAGAGAATTTAGATAAAGTGGGATTTCCACTTGTAATTAAACCAGTAATTGGAAGCTGGGGAAGAGGTGTAATGCCACTAAAAGATAGAGATACAATGGAAGCAGTTTTTGAAATCAGAGACATTACAGACAGTCCTCATGACAGAATTTACTATTTACAAGAATTAATTCAAAGACCACCAAGAGATATCAGAGTAATTACAGTAGGAGATGAGCCTATTGCAGCCATGTATAGAAAATCTTCAGGCGGATTCAAAACCAATATCGCTCTAGGGGCAGATCCAGAGATTTGTGAGATCACAAAAGAAATGGAGGATATGGCAGTAAAAGCATCAAAAGCTATGGGTGGCGGGATTTTAGGAATAGATATGATGGAAGATGACCAGAGAGGTTTAGTTGTACATGAAGTCAACAACACAGTAGAATTCAAAGGATTGGCAAAAGTTGCTACGCGAAATATACCAAAAGAAATGATAGAATTTGCTTTAAACTACGTAAGAAAATAATTATACTCCTTTAGGAGGTGTCTTATCATGAAAGTAGGAGTTGTAGGTGCATCAGGATATGTAGGTGGAGAGACACTTCGTCTTTTAGTAAACCATCCAGATGTAGAGATCGCAATGGTCACATCAAGACAACATGTGGGTGAGTATCTACATAGAATCCAACCAAGTTTGAAAGGATTTACCGATCTTACTTTCTCAGAATTAGATTATGATAAATTAACAGACAAGTGTGATGTTGTCTTCACTGCAGTACCTCATGGAACTGCAACTGAAATTGTAAAAGCACTCTACGATAGAGGAGTCAAAGTAATTGATTTGAGTGCAGATTATAGATTACATAATCAAGATGCATATGACAAATGGTATGGTTGGGAACATCCACATCCAGACTATTTAGAAAAATCAGTTTTTGGAGTACCGGAATTACATAGAGATAAAATTAAAAATGCACAACTAGTCTCTTGTCCAGGATGCATGGCAGTTACATCAATGCTTGCACTTGCACCATTAATCAAAAATAATCTTATTGATGAAGAACACATCATTGTTGATTCAAAAATAGGTTCATCAGGAGCAGGTTCTGGTTCTGGAACTGCTCATGCAATGAGAGCAGGTGTAATCAGACCATACAAACCAGCAAAACATAGACACACCGGTGAAATTGAACAAGAGCTCAGTGAAATTGCAGGACATAAAATTCGTGTATCAATGAGTCCACATGCAGTAGATGTAGTTAGAGGTATTCTGTGTACAAATCACACATTCTTGAAAAAAGATATTGATGAAAAAGAACTATGGAAAATATACCGTCAAGCATATGGTGAAGAAAGATTCGTCAGATTGATTAGAGATAAAAAAGGATTGTACAAATTCCCAGATCCAAAATTCTTAGTAGGTTCAAACTTTTGTGATATTGGATTTGATTTAGATGAAGATAACAATAGATTGATTGCACTTTCTGCATCAGATAACTTGATGAAAGGTGCAGCTGGTTCTGCCATTCAAAACATGAACGTAATGTGTGGTTTTGATGAAATGGACGGACTAAGATATACACCATTAACTCCGGTTTAGAAATGATCACAATCAAAATTGGTGGAAGTGTAGTAGATGATTTACATCCATCAACAATTTTAGATATTAAAAAAATTGCAGAGACTGAAGGGATTATTATTGTTCATGGAGGAGGGAAAGAAGTTACCAAAGTTTGTAAACAACTGGGTAAAGAGCCAAAATTTGTAACATCACCAAGTGGCATTAAGAGTAGATATACTGACAAAGAAACTGCAGAAATTTTTACCATGGTGATGTCAGGTAGAATCAATAAAACAATTGTTCAGATGCTTCAGAAAAATGGCATTAATGCAATTGGTCTTTCAGGAGTAGATGCAAAGGTCATAGAGGCAGATAGAAAAAAGAAATTGCTCATTGTGAATGAAAAAGGCAGAAAACAAGCAATTGACGGCGGATATACAGGAAAAATTAGAGAAGTGAATTCAAAATTCATTTTATCACTTTTAGAGCAAGGCCTAACACCAGTGATTTCCCCCATAGCAATAAGCGAAGAGTCAGAATTTTTGAACATTGATGGAGACAGGGCAGCAGCATATGTTGCGGGTAAAGTTGGTTGTGATAAAGTATTATTCATCACAAATGTTGATGGATTATTGATGGATGACAAACTTGTTCCAAAATTAACATTAGCAGAAGCAAAAGCAATTAGACCAAAAATTGGTCCAGGAATGGAAAAAAAGATTTTGGCATCAACTGAAGCATTAGATATGGGAGTAAAAGAAGCATTGATTGGAAATGGACAAAGAGAAAATCCAATTTCATCAGCAATAGCACATGATAATTGTACGGTGATTGAACATGAGTGAAGACCAATTTATGGGAAATCTATATCAGAGATTTCCAGTAACAATTGAAAAAGGTGTAGGATCACACGTATGGGATGTAGACGGAAAAGAATACATCGATTGTATGGGAGGATACGGAGTAGCACTGGTAGGTCATAAAAATCAAAGAGTAAATGATGCAATCAAAGAGCAGATTGATAAAATAATTACAGTTCACAGTTCTCTATACAATAAAACTCGAGAAGAATTTTTGAAAACCCTTATCGGCTTAGCACCAAAAGGTTTGACACAAGTTCATCTAAACAACAGTGGGGCCGAAGCTATTGAAGCTGCAATGAAATTTGCAAGAAAGTTCACAGGGAAAAAAGGAATGGTTGCAATGAAAGGATCATACCATGGAAAATCATTTGGAGCATTATCATTAACATTTAATCCAAAATATAGAAAACCATTTGCACCATTAGTAGAGAAAGTTTCTTTTGCATCATATGGAGACATTGAATCATTACGTTCAGTAATTGATGAAGATACTGCATTTGTAATTTTAGAACCTATTCAAGGTGAAAGTGGAATTATTGTTGCACCTGAAGGATTTTTGCAAGAAGTTAGAAAACTTTGTGATGAAAAAGGAATTGTGCTAATTTTTGACGAAATACAAGCTGGTTTAGGTAGAACCGGACGATTATGGGCCTGTGATCATTGGAATACTGCACCAGATATTTTATGTCTTGCAAAAGGAATTGCAGGAGGGGTACCAATGGGTGCAACTCTTGTGAGACCAGATATTTTGGCTTCAATCAATAAAGGTGAGCATTCATCAACATTTGGAGGCAATCCAATATCTTGTGCAGCAGGAACTGCAGCACTCAAAGCAATTACAGAAGACGGTTTAATTGAAAATTCAGATAAGATGGGAAAAATATTCAGAGAAGGTTTAGAAAAATTAAAAGAAAAACATTCTATGATTAGAGAGGTGAGAGGCAAAGGACTCATGATAGGAATTGAAATGAAATTTGAGGTCAAAGACATCTTAATGGGATTAATCAAAAAAGGAGTTTTAATGCTCTATTCTGGAAGAAACATACTCAGAATACTTCCTCCATTGGTAATATCTGAAGATGACGTAACAAAAGTTTTACATGCTCTTGATTCAGTACTAACAGAAGAGGAAGAAAAAAGAAATGTACAAGGATAAAGTAGACGAAAAAATTATAGGCTATTTGAAAGAAGATTCTAGAGAATCATTTGTAGATATTGGAAAAAAACTAAAACTATCAGAATCAGCTGTCAGAAGACGTGTAAAGAACCTAGTAGACAGTGGAACAATTAAGAAGTTTACTTTGGAACTTGGGGAAGAGAATTCAACTAGTGCAATTGTTTTAGTTTCAGTAGATTCTGCAACAGATACATCCAAAGTATCACTAAAACTTGCAAAGCTTGAAGGTGTAAAAACAGTTTATGAGATTACTGGTCAATATGACATTACAACAATAATGAGTGCAACAAACATTGCAGAAATTAATACTACCATAGATGCACTAAGAAAAATTTCAGGGGTAGTTGATACTAACACTGTCATCATTTTAAGAAAAATTATCTAATTACGACTTTCGTTTCAAAATTTAATTTCAAAACTAATTTAGGATCATTTTTGCATTTTATCAACGAAGTTAGTACGAATATGTTTATATCATCAATTTATGTCAACGATATTAGTAATGAAAGATCCGAATCACTATGCAAACATATACAACGCATATGAAAAAAATCCAAAGAAAATTAGAATTTTGGATAGTACTCTAAGAGAAGGTGAACAACATCCAGGTGTTTCATTTACAAATAAACAAAGAATTCAGATTGCATGGATGCTAGATTATTTCGGTGTTGATCAAATTGAAATTTCACCAGTAGTATCAAATGATCATAAAGAAGCTACTAAAACAATTATCAAACAAGGATTAAAAGCAGACATTGTTTCTCACGGACGTGCACTCAAATCAGATATAGATATTTCATTAGATTGTGATGCAAAATGGTGTGCAGCATATTTAGGGATTTCAGATATTCATCTAAAAGATAAATTAAGAATTACAAGAGAAGAGGCACTTGAGAGAGCAGTAGAAACTGTAGAATATGCAAAATCTCATGGACTTAAAATTAGATTCACAGTTGAAGATGGAAGTAGAGCAGAGCCAGAATTTTTACTAAAAGTATGTAAGGCAATTGAAGAAGCAGGAGTTGATAGAATTAGTTTGCCAGATACTGTAGGAATTTTACGTCCAATTGGAATGTACAATTTTGTTAAAAAGGTAAGAGAAGTAGTAGATGTCCCATTAGATGCACATGTTCACAATGATATTGGCTTTGCAGTTGCAAATGCATTTTCGGCATGTGATGCAGGAGTTGATCAAATCCATACTACAATTGATGGAATTGGAGAAAGAACAGGGATTCCCCCCCTTGCAGAAGTTGCAGTGGCATTAACGTATCTTTACAAATCACCAAATGATTTCAGATTAGACATGTTACTTGATCTATCCAGATTGATTGAAGAATACACTTCAATCAAACCATATGATTCTAAACCAATAGTAGGTTCATCAGCTTACAAACACAAAGCTGGTACCCATCTTGCAGCAATCCTTCGAAATCCTGCGGCTTACGAGCCAATTCCCCCTAGAGCAGTAGGGAATAGACGAAGAATTGTATTTGGAGAACTAGCTGGAAAAACAGGTGCTGCTTATTTGATGTCCCTTTTAGGATTGGAAAAAGATGATGAAGGTGCAAAGGCTGTTGCTGCAGGACTAAAGGGTCTAAGAATGGGTGATCTAATAGAGATCCCTTTAGAAGACAGAATTGAAAAAAAGATAATTAATGATAAATAAAGAGGAGTAATGAAGAGAAAATATGTCAAAATGTGAAGAATGTGATGCAGATATTTCCATCCCAAGTGATGCACTTGAAGGTGAAATTGTAACATGTCCGGAATGTGGCGCAAGTTTTGAATTATCTAAAGGTTCAAGCGGTTTCGATCTAAAGCCGGCCCAAACGGTTGGCGAGGATTGGGGACAGTGAATCCTGACGTTACCATTCTTTACGATACCATCCGTTGGGAAGAAAAAGCTCTACTAGAAGCAGGTAAAAAAAAGAATATCAACATCCAGATGGTTGATTGTAAAAAATTGGCTATAAATTTAGAAAAAAAACCAGAAGATTACGGTGTAGTTATTCAGAGATGTGTTAGTTATTATAGAAATTTACATTCAACAGCAGCTCTTGAAGGATTAGGTGTTAAGGTGATCAATTGTCTAAACACTGGAGTGTATGCAGGAAATAAATTATTTACACATATGTTATTAAAAAAATTTGGAGTTCCAACACCAGATGCGACTGTAGCTTTTTCAAAAGATGCAGCACTAGAAGCATTAGATTCAGAAGGATATCCAAGAGTAATCAAACCAACAGTTGGTAGTTGGGGAAGATTAATCTCAAAATTAAATGATAGGGACGCAGCTGAAGGAATTATTGAAAGCAGAGAAAACATGTATCCAATTTATCAAGTTCATTATTTAGAAGAATTTGTACAAAGACCACCAAGAGACATTAGAGCAATAATGGTAGGAGATAAAATAGTTGCAGCAATCTACAGATCTTCCAAGCATTGGAAAACAAACATGGCACTAGGCGGAGTGGCAGAGCCATGTAAAGTAACACAAGAAATGGAAGAGATGTGTATTAAAGCAAAACACGCAGTTGAAGGAGATATCGTAGGTGTAGATTTGATGGAAAGCAATGAGAAAGGACTAGTTGTACATGAAGTAAACAATACAACAGAATACAAAAACACAGTTAGAGTGTGTGATGTAGATATTCCCTCCTTAATGCTAGACTATGCACTGAAGATAGAAAAGTAAGAATTGGACACTCATTTTACAGTAACCCCAAGATTTGCAGTCAAGATGCTAGAGAAAGCACTCAGACTGTATACTCCATCCCTAAGTGAAAAACCAATGGCTGAATTTTTAGCAGATAAATGTGATGATTTGGGATTTGAAGATATCCAGATAGATGAAGTCGGCAATGTAATTGCAAAGAAAGGTTCGGGGTCTCCAAAAATTATGTTGTGTGGACATATGGATGTAGTACCAGGAAAGGTAAAAGTTCGAAAAGAAGGAGATGCACTTTATGGTAGAGGGGCATCTGATGCAAAAGCACCATTAATGGCAATGTTATTTGCCGCAGCTTCAATTCAAAATAATAACGGAACAATAATTTTTGTTGGAGCAGTAGATGAAGAAGGAAATGCAACAGGAATTAAAAATTTAGTCAAGAAAAAAATGGATATTGATTATGCAGTTTTTGGGGAGCCAAGTGGAATTAAAAAAGTAACAATTGCATACAAGGGAAGGTTGGCAATAAATCTCAAAATTAGTGTCGAAGATAGTTCTCATGCAAGTGCACCATGGCTGTCAAAGAATGCAATTTTAGAATCCATGATATTTGCAAGAGAGTTAAAAGAAAAATTAGAAGCAAACCAAGAAGGTAAAACAAAAGGAATGCTACTTACTGCTACAATGACTGAAGTAAAAGGTGGAACAAGTCATAATGTAACTCCGAAAGATTGTGAAACAACTTTTGATATTAGAATTCCAGTAGATATGAATTGTAAAACAATT comes from Nitrosopumilus oxyclinae and encodes:
- a CDS encoding [LysW]-aminoadipate/[LysW]-glutamate kinase, whose amino-acid sequence is MITIKIGGSVVDDLHPSTILDIKKIAETEGIIIVHGGGKEVTKVCKQLGKEPKFVTSPSGIKSRYTDKETAEIFTMVMSGRINKTIVQMLQKNGINAIGLSGVDAKVIEADRKKKLLIVNEKGRKQAIDGGYTGKIREVNSKFILSLLEQGLTPVISPIAISEESEFLNIDGDRAAAYVAGKVGCDKVLFITNVDGLLMDDKLVPKLTLAEAKAIRPKIGPGMEKKILASTEALDMGVKEALIGNGQRENPISSAIAHDNCTVIEHE
- a CDS encoding aspartate aminotransferase family protein produces the protein MSEDQFMGNLYQRFPVTIEKGVGSHVWDVDGKEYIDCMGGYGVALVGHKNQRVNDAIKEQIDKIITVHSSLYNKTREEFLKTLIGLAPKGLTQVHLNNSGAEAIEAAMKFARKFTGKKGMVAMKGSYHGKSFGALSLTFNPKYRKPFAPLVEKVSFASYGDIESLRSVIDEDTAFVILEPIQGESGIIVAPEGFLQEVRKLCDEKGIVLIFDEIQAGLGRTGRLWACDHWNTAPDILCLAKGIAGGVPMGATLVRPDILASINKGEHSSTFGGNPISCAAGTAALKAITEDGLIENSDKMGKIFREGLEKLKEKHSMIREVRGKGLMIGIEMKFEVKDILMGLIKKGVLMLYSGRNILRILPPLVISEDDVTKVLHALDSVLTEEEEKRNVQG
- the lysM gene encoding HTH-type transcriptional regulator LysM; its protein translation is MYKDKVDEKIIGYLKEDSRESFVDIGKKLKLSESAVRRRVKNLVDSGTIKKFTLELGEENSTSAIVLVSVDSATDTSKVSLKLAKLEGVKTVYEITGQYDITTIMSATNIAEINTTIDALRKISGVVDTNTVIILRKII
- a CDS encoding LeuA family protein; translated protein: MKDPNHYANIYNAYEKNPKKIRILDSTLREGEQHPGVSFTNKQRIQIAWMLDYFGVDQIEISPVVSNDHKEATKTIIKQGLKADIVSHGRALKSDIDISLDCDAKWCAAYLGISDIHLKDKLRITREEALERAVETVEYAKSHGLKIRFTVEDGSRAEPEFLLKVCKAIEEAGVDRISLPDTVGILRPIGMYNFVKKVREVVDVPLDAHVHNDIGFAVANAFSACDAGVDQIHTTIDGIGERTGIPPLAEVAVALTYLYKSPNDFRLDMLLDLSRLIEEYTSIKPYDSKPIVGSSAYKHKAGTHLAAILRNPAAYEPIPPRAVGNRRRIVFGELAGKTGAAYLMSLLGLEKDDEGAKAVAAGLKGLRMGDLIEIPLEDRIEKKIINDK
- the lysW/argW gene encoding alpha-aminoadipate/glutamate carrier protein LysW, which encodes MSKCEECDADISIPSDALEGEIVTCPECGASFELSKGSSGFDLKPAQTVGEDWGQ
- the lysX gene encoding lysine biosynthesis protein LysX, producing MNPDVTILYDTIRWEEKALLEAGKKKNINIQMVDCKKLAINLEKKPEDYGVVIQRCVSYYRNLHSTAALEGLGVKVINCLNTGVYAGNKLFTHMLLKKFGVPTPDATVAFSKDAALEALDSEGYPRVIKPTVGSWGRLISKLNDRDAAEGIIESRENMYPIYQVHYLEEFVQRPPRDIRAIMVGDKIVAAIYRSSKHWKTNMALGGVAEPCKVTQEMEEMCIKAKHAVEGDIVGVDLMESNEKGLVVHEVNNTTEYKNTVRVCDVDIPSLMLDYALKIEK
- a CDS encoding M20/M25/M40 family metallo-hydrolase — its product is MDTHFTVTPRFAVKMLEKALRLYTPSLSEKPMAEFLADKCDDLGFEDIQIDEVGNVIAKKGSGSPKIMLCGHMDVVPGKVKVRKEGDALYGRGASDAKAPLMAMLFAAASIQNNNGTIIFVGAVDEEGNATGIKNLVKKKMDIDYAVFGEPSGIKKVTIAYKGRLAINLKISVEDSSHASAPWLSKNAILESMIFARELKEKLEANQEGKTKGMLLTATMTEVKGGTSHNVTPKDCETTFDIRIPVDMNCKTIEQKISTLVKEISQEREVEAFYSILDETEPFEAPHNSPLVRAFTLGIMETEHSRPTLIRKTGTGDMNVLGNQWGIPVVTYGPGDPHEAHTIDEKVSVDEYLRGIEILKKTLQHLKRLHDKKNQ